The Maylandia zebra isolate NMK-2024a linkage group LG4, Mzebra_GT3a, whole genome shotgun sequence genome segment atgcctcttctcaggttggccctggcagcactgtatgcctccTGGTCCCCGGATTTGAAAGCGTTGTATTTAGACTCGAGAATAATTTATGAATATCTTTATACTCTTAATCGTAAGTACCATGTGAGGTTTTTAATACATAACATGTTTTTCCCCAGAATACTGGTGCCATCAACTTTTTCTGTAACTATGAGGAGAGCAAAGGGAACTACCTAGTGGATGTGGATGGGAACCGCATGCTGGATATCTACACTCAGATTTCTTCCATCCCAATTGGTTAGTACAGATATTTATGTAATAACTTCAGTTTAGATTGTTGAATTGTGAGACAGGGATGAAATCTATAATCAtaacaaatgttattttatattgcATAGCTGTCATTGAAAAAGGGCAGACACTATGGTTGGATAATAAATGGTTTCACCCAGCCATGAGCCATGAGTGAAAGACGTTTTtgaattttaatttatattgtctgaaaaatggccaaaaaaatcacaaattctGCCAGGCTATGTTAACTCAGTGTAAAGTGCAATGGTTTTGTACTTAAGACAAGTTAGTATGAAAAACATAATTTGCATATAAGccgggcagcacggtggcacggtggttagcactgttgccgcacagcaagaaggtcctgagttcaattccaacatcaggccggggtctttctgtgtggagtttgcatgttctccccgtgtttgcgtgggttctctccgggtactccggcttcctcccaccgtccaatgacatgcagcttgtggggataggttaattggataatccaaaattgtcactaggtgtgaatgtgagtatgaatgtgagtgcgaatggttgtctgtccctgtgtgttggccctgcgacagactggcgacctgtccagggtgtaccccgcctctcgccctatgacagctgggataggctccagcgccccccgcgaccctgaaaaggacaagcggaagcgaatggatggatggatgcatataAGCCCTCAGTTTGtactctttctgtgtgtgtgtgtgtgtgtgtgtgtgtgtaaaggagTCTACCTTAACATCCATCAGAAAAAACTATATGTAGCTGGCTGTGTAGATCAGCggcccccaaccttttttgcgccacggaccggtttatgcccgacaatattttcatggaccggcctttaaggtgttgcggataaatacaacaaaataaaactagtaccggtaccgaaaaaaagaaaatttattcataacacacatgaaaagaccaaggaaaaccgagtaaatgataaaaacgataacaaaataacgctgaaaaccgattaaaaaccctgaaaactatacatttcagccctgagcctcaactctcgcagtCCAGTACCAAACGAGTCAcggaccggtccgaggcccgggggttggggaccgctggtgtaGATGAATGGCTGCATGCTTAAAatgtattatcattattaattttTCTAATGTTATGAAAGTTTTTTGTGTCATAATTTatgatttcaaatgtttttccaTTTCATCTAGTTAACTCAAGTCTAAAAAGCAATGGGGACTACTGTGTCTCATCTGTAATCTATATCTGTTTTTCAATTGAAAACTGGTTTTAAAGGCAGTATTACATATATGGCAAGCGTCTTGTTGGTGCAAACGAGGAGCTTAACAGACAAATACTGATTAACTATCATGatgttgcttttttattttttaaagcaggGCAAATCATAGATAACTATGGTGTTTACTGGTTCTTTTGATACAATTGGATCAATTATATATGTGGTCACTTTGCTGCCATTAGACTTGTTGTACTGTATTACTGTCGGAGTCAATTTTGATACACTGAGCTACTTTGCATTTCCACTGTGGTTTGTCCAACGGAACAGGGATATACGTAGTTTACTTGTATACTTtccaataaaactaataataCTTATTTTAATAGCATACTTGAAGGAAATGGTGTATGCGATGCACCTTCCTTTGTAAAACCACTCCTGTTGTGTGCTCCTATAGGCTACAACCACCCTGCTCTCCTCAAAGTGATGACCAATCCAAACAATTTGGTAAGTTCGTTTCTTTTATCAGGGAAAATAAAGATATGGAGCAGATGGCATTGCAGTGAATGATTAAGTATACAGTAGTCAAAGGAATTGCATTCTGTGTTTTATACAGACAATTGTGATTTCCATTAGAGCAGTTTAGGGTAAATTATGCTAAGCTACCACAGTTCTGACATCATACAGCAGTTACAATCTTTCCTCACAATGCCACTGTGAGTAAGCAAGCTGGACAATGATCATATGATGATTTTTTGGTGTAGAATCATCATCCATGATCTCAAGACACAGTTACCTCCATAGAACTCATAGATCACAATTTTAGCTAAGCATATGGTTATATAGATAGAATAACCTGTGTTGGgattaaataatttgcagtgCCTCAATAATGctatgcttttttttattaataagtgtTAGAAAGTTATATAGTGTAGTATTAAGTGGACACAGcactgaaaaataaaggcattaGACAACAATTCAACTCAGGGCTAAAGGACCATGACTCAAATCtcattctgttttttgttttattataaatATTCTGACTGGAACATGAAAGTGGCACCTCCAACATATGTGTCCACTGAGTGTTTTCATCATTCTTATGTCTAATGTTGAGCTTCCTGTATgttctcagaggagaggtgagGTGTAAAACAACAAATGGTTTTTAAAGTGAATGTAAATCCTaatatttgttttggtttgggaTTTAACAAGTAGGACATATATGTAAGTACATGTAACATCCTTTTGAAAAAGTCTGAACAAGACTGCGTATTTGCATGTACTAgatatttttgtctttcttcagAGTACATTTGTGAATCGGCCAGCCTTGGGAATCCTGCCACCTGAGAACTTTCCAGACAAAATCACCGAAAGTCTTCTCtcagtgagaaacacacaaaaactgagTTTATCTTTTTATACCCAAATTTGAGCTATCACACTaatattttttctgcttttttttgtaaaacagtacattttaaaattcatgGATAACAACTATCTAACACACATTTAGAATTTAAATTTGTGTACAGGTTGTTCTTACATTCTAGTTTTCATGTAACTCCATAATGTATTATTTGCCTTTATTGCTATTTCTGCAGATAATGCTAGCTGtgcaatgataataatgataatccTTGTTACTCCTACTTTGCTTTCTGTCAGGTGGCACCTAGTGGAATGACTCGTGTTCAGACAATGTCCTGTGGTGCTTGCTCCAATGAAAATGCTTACAAAGCTATTTTTATCTGGTATAGGGTAAGTGAGTGcaaatttgatttaatttgttAACACCATGTTAAATTATATCTGGTGACCACATGGTATGGGGGGTGTTAGTGCTCATAGCATGGGTAACATCTGTGAAGGCACAATTAATGCTGAAAGGTACAACATATGCTGCCATCCAAGCCAGACAATCCCTGCTTATTTCAGCAGAACAATGCACAGCCACATTCTGCATGTGTTACAACTGCGTGGCTTTGTAGTAAAAGAGTCAGGTACTAGAGTGGCCTGCCTACAGTCCAGACCCGTCTCCCATTGAACATGTGTGGCGCATTATGAAGTGCAAAATATGACGATGGAGACCCCGGACTGTTGAGCAACTGAAGTTGTACATGAACCAAGAATGGGAAAGAATTCCACCTACACAGCTTTAACAATTAGTGTCCTCAGTTCTTATTGACGCTTATTGAGTGTTGTTAAAAGAAAAGGTGATATAACCCAGTGGTAAACATGTCCAAGCTTTATTGGAACATGTTGCAggtatcaaattcaaaatgagtgaAGATTTGcatgacaacaacacaaacaagttTATTAGTTTGAACATTGGATATCTTTTCTTTGTAGTGTATTCAATTGAATATCGGTAAAAAaggatttgcaaatcattttattctgtttttatttacatgttacACAACATCCCAACTTCATTGGAATTGGGTTTGTAGTAATGTTCTGTGATGTTCTATTATCAGTAATATTATTTGATCGTAACACTATAACAGACAACTGAATCCAAATCTcggacaaaaacacaaaacctaaagcaaacaaaaggtcACCACAGGAGATAGCTGTCCTTAAAAAGACGGTAGTGTAGAAAATGTCTTGTATTgagtaggaaaaaaaatgtaaaccaaCAAGTTGgaattaaaatgaatttaatctctgtgggttttttttttacttagaaCAAAGAACGAGGCCCAAACACACCAACTAATGAAGAACTGAACACCTCCATGATCAACCAGGTCTCACTATTCATTAAGTTATTCACCACTTTCCTGCCATATTGGACTCAATATTTGCTTCTTATTTCTTGATGTTTGTCTTTTCTCTTGCTTAGTGTCATTGAATCCTTATGTCTTTTGATCTCAGGCACCAGGTTGTCCAGAACTCAGTATTTTATCTTTCATGGGGGGTTTCCATGGAAGAACATTAGGTATGTTAAATACTGTATACATTTTTGCTACTGTTAAAACAACAGCACCTGTCATAAAACAATTACAGTGGTATTTATTGAACAAATAACAAActgaattcatgtttttataccCAAATTTGAGCTGGTACACTACAACTGTTTTATTGTAAAACAGTTCATGCATAATAATACACTGGCACATTATAAATACTTTTTCATCTGAGGGATTGGAAACGGTCCAGGCAGATTGCTCAGTGATGCAAAACAACCCAGCTGTTATCATACAAAAGCCTGTGCTATAAAAATAGAAGTTTGATTAATAACACCTCAAACATGTAAAAATTGAAAGCTCAAGGGTCCACATGTAGCATTTTTATAGCTTTTCACAGATACACAAGCATTGTATGTATTTAATCCTGTATGATGTCAGTTTGAAACTTTAGACTCAAGTCAGTGTGCTCTTTGTACAACTGGGGAAATCATTATTTGATTTTTGcctgaatttgtaagtttgctcatttaaaaagaaattaatctCTAATTGtatggtagtttcattttaatgaagAGAGACAGATTATCAACCAGAAATCCAGAAAAATGAATTACATAAAAGTTGTAAACTTATTTGCATGTCATTAAGTAAGTAATGATACATAAAAATACAGGTCgctacacaaaacacaacgtATTACTTGGTGGAGAAACCTTTTTTGGTTAGTACTTTACTTCTTGTAGTTCACTGGATTTGCACACATTTCAGAAAGGATTTTTGCACTCCTCTTTGGCTGCTGCTTAGCAAATTGAAGCTTCAGCTTCCCCCAGAGATTTTCtactgaggtctggagactagCTAGGCCACTCTTTGACCTTTACCTGCTTCTTCCTTAGTCCCTTCTATGTTCCATTGGTGCTATGCTTTAGGACATTGTCTCGCTGGAAGATCTACGAGCCCTCTTCAGTGTTCTGGCTTAGAGAAGGAGCTTCTCTTCCAAGATTTTTTGGGACATGATAACGTTCATTGTCCTCTCAAAGCAGTGAAGTGTCCTTAGCAGACAAACAGCCCTGACACATAGTATTTCCACCATAATGTTCTTTGGGTAATCCTCAGCATTCTTCTTTCTCCTTATTCCAGTTTGAATGTGGCTTCGTCTGACAAAAGCACACAAGCCTtctctgaatcatttagatTTTCGCTGTAGACAGGCCagttgctaaagcagggaaacTTTACAAGCACCACATGATTTTAATCCTTTATAGCTTACTGTGTTACACCTTTACCATGATCATGCTCTCCCCGTGAGGTGCATGCAAGATCTAATGTGGAGCTTCAGACTGAGGGCGACTATTTTCtatttcttctgttttggaATAATTGCACCAACAGTTGTCACCTTCTCACTAAGCTTCTTGTTGATGGTCTTGTAACCCATTCCAGCCTTGGGGAAGTCTACAATCCTTCCCCACCGGAGGAGGTTTGAATGGAACAAACTGAGTCTATAGACCGGTGAACACATAGCAAGTGAATATTAGGAGTATGTATAATTGATTGATTAATTGTCTGCCAGATTTCAGTCAGTCTCTGGGAACCAGAATTCTGGCTGCGTTGTAGGAGATCAAATACTTTCAGTCAATGACGTGcaaatttattcattttatttaatgtgtttttctggatttttggttgCTATTCTTTGTCTATTAAAATGATACTGTTAGAGATTGTTAATTTTTTCATAAGTGAGCAAACTTGCAAATTTCCCAGTGGATGATGGCAATCATTAGACTTTTTGGAAAGATAAAACCAAAAGGCATATTCTAACTTTGTGGATTTGTTACTAATTCATTGCTGTTGCCTTGTTAAGGTTGTTTGGCAACAACACACTCCAAAGCGATCCACAAACTGGACATTCCATCATTTGATTGGCCTGTTGCCCCATTCCCCAGACTACAGTACCCACTGGATGAGTTTACCAGAGAGAACGCTGAGGAAGAGGCTCGTTGTTTGGAGGAGGTAGGCTGTATGTATACACAGAAAAGATACTATATGAGTATATGTGAACAACCATAAGGTGCAGACCAAAATGTCATCACAGgaagcaaaatgtttttttttttaatatataacaGTTTTGATTTGAGTTGAAGGTTTTTAACCTATCAGCAGAACtagtatctgctcctttgtgcaaggtggaatggtaaatggcctgtatttatatagcgctttactagtccctaagcaccccaaagcgctttacacacgaAGTtaccacccattcacgcacacattcacacactggtgatggcaagctacattgtagctctgacagaggcaaggctgccggacactagcaccaccgggccctctgaccaccaccagtaggcaatgggtgaagtgtctcacccaaggacacaacgaccgagactgtacaagccggggctcgaaccagcaaccttccgattacaaggcgaactcccaactcttgagccacgatcacccctaGGTGGAACAGGACGAGCACTGCCAGAGCCCTAGGTATACTTGGTGCAGAGTCCTAGGTTTCTTCTGGTACATAACAATGTCCGGCCTCATGTGGCAAGAGTATGCAGGCAACTGCTGGAGAATGAAGGAGTTGATACCAGTGAATGCCCCCCATGCTATGTTTCAGTCCATTCGACACCACCAGGTTGCATCTCAGACTTGCCCAAATCCAAATCTGGAAGAAGGTCCTCCAGGACACCATGCATCATCTCATTGGGGGCCATAAAAATAAAGAGTGTCATTTTGATACTGCAATAACACATTAGCTAGTCCATGAAATTATTAATTTTGaggatgatttttattttagatgTGATGAGATCTcatgtgttttttaatttgttcttttcattttttcattttttgagaTTGTATTTTTGAAGTTTAAgtaattgttgttttttcatgaCATTACACATATTGCAGTTTACATTacagtaaaactgaaaataaaattgatCACATTATATTGGCACCTGTCAAAACATGGGGTATAATGAGAAAAAAGGCTGTCTTTTGGGTATGCAGTGGTTAGTACCTACTACAAATGGTCCAACAAAAGGCAACTGGTCAGCCGGTGCTAGGGCCATACAGTATTTGTCGCATGCTCAATTATGCGGGTAGAAAGCATTAGAAAACAGTGTAAGCTCCTGCATATGGCTCTACATAGAAGCACACTGTTCTGAGTTTCAGTGAAGATGCTGTACACTgtatgctgaaaaactagtacGATCAACCAATTCCCAACTTCAGGTGTGATACCTGATATCACAGGACAAATTGACATCtggcttatcggagaattaagaaagcggatcCAGCTGTTCTCCTatagcccagcatgagtagagaactcttttttttcctcttgtactttcccattgtagtgtacatttcagtggtttttctgtaatgcaaccgttctctgacttgtatccccatgtgatgtctgtgttgtgtgtgtaaggtcggggggcgggttcattccactgcagggcaacctgccactgcatgtggcgaataaaatttgaacttgaactttaATGTTGCTTTAATGTTATGAATGACTGATTTAAGTTATATCACTTTGACAAAAAAGTGCCATGTTGTGTGTGATGTTGGAATTCTTGTGTGCAACTCAAGGTGGAAGATTTGATTGTGAAGTGGAGACAGAAGGGAAAACCTGTAGCGGGAATTGTAATTGAACCGATTCAGGCCGAAGGCGGCGATAACCACGCCTCGCCAGACTTCTTCCGAAGACTGCGCAATATTGCACGCAAGGTAAGACACTAGCTTTAAAGACAGACTGGTTTGTATGTGGGAGTtaatcataataaaaaaaaattgggggCTTTTTTTCTAGACTTACAGTGTTTTAATGttgctaaaatatttttaaagatatGTATAGATATGTCCATGGGAATCATAAAGGGGTGCAGGAAGAGCAGGAACTGAAAATGGTCTCAAAAATATGTATACAGTTTCTTTGATAATGTTGTGGAAAGGGcccacatgagaaactgggaccATTTTGGAGGGCTGCATCAATAAGCTGAATTTAATATTCTGCTCAATATTAATGTGATATATTTATACACTGCTACTGGGAAGAGGAGATGATACAATTAAAAATGCAATGTTGGTGTTGTGTAATAACAACACCAAGATTTGATTCCATTTTAACTAACATTCCCCAAAACAATTGTGAATAAAGGTGATCATCACCAAGGGAGGATCTGTATCTGGATTTGTTCAACTTCATTAcccacagtgtttgttttgttttggagtttAGTTTGTACATTTGTTCCAGTCACATCAACAGCAATAGCTGCAGTATCTGCCTTCCATTCTGTATCTGAAGTCACTGGAATGTCCTTGCCTTTCTTTTCACAATTTCTGCTCTCAGGTCCTACACTGTAGCCTCTGTCATAGCAGTCAGTAAGTTGCAAAGTGCGACAAACTGTGTGACTGAGTGCTCATGCCCTTATGAAATTATCCATTTTACTTATAATACCaaaaacatggttaattttcaGCACTGACCAACACAACACATCCTTATGCACAATACAATGCAAAATAACAATTTAGGTTCAGGGTTTATTTTAGTCACTTTATCTTGGATCTGCTTTAAAGGTCCAACATTTTTCCCTGTTGTGTCAGCGTGTCCTATTTCACCCTGTCCAAGCATGCAGTTACCTCTGTGATTGAAGCATTCCCTGTCATGGTCTTTTTCATTGAACCCTTGTTAATCCACGTACAGAGAGTGGTAACTGAGCTGTGTCTCGGACATCACAGCTCTCATCCAGAACCAAGGAGAAAAAGTCAAGATTGTCTGCTTTGGAGTTCAGAGATTCAAAATTTCTGGCAGAGGTATACTGAGTATATTTGCTTCCCCCCTCAGCATGGCTGTGCTTTTCATGTGGATGAGGTCCAGACTGGTGGCGGAGGCACAGGAAAGTTTTGGGCCCATGAGCACTGGGGTATGGACGACCCTGCTGATGTTGTCTCTTTCAGCAAGAAGCTTCTGAGTGGGGGTTACTACCACAAGGATGAATTACAGGCAGACAAGGTTTGACATTTTTATGTCTGTTTTTCTACaataattttaaattttaaattccaacttatttgttttttgtaagtTCTACATTACATTAGTTTTGTAATGGGCTCAGGAGGAatagcaggtcatctactaatcgaaaggttggtggttcaatccccggATGCTcctgtctgcatgccaaataccCTTGGGCATTAATTCCAACCTCAAGTTGCTCTCCTGGACTATACATGTGAATTTTAGATAGAAAGAACTTGCATAGAAAAAGCATAGAAATAAGTGCCTATGTGATTAGATGAATGAGGCTTTTAGTGCTCAGGCAGAGGAGAAAAGCACCACATAAGATTTAGAATCAGCTAACCAATAAAAGTTAGCTTAGTTTTAAAGGAAATGAGTTTAAACATTTTAGTGTGGGAGTGGCTTCCTGCAGAGGTGGAAATAGAAGAGGCACCACATCCAGCAATATTACATGTCACAGTTAAAAGATTCTGTCTCACAAAAAAGCAGTTGTGAAagtctgttgttgttattcttcATAATATTAATAGTTTTTATAACTTTAATAATAGGAATATCATTTCAATTTTACAAATTGAATGTTTATCTGAATGATTTGGCAGTCAGTTTTGGTGTGTTGTGACACAATTCTTTTCTGGTAGTTTTCATCTTTGTTGCCATGATGCAGACACATAAATGTTTCTACACTGATATACAGCCTGTCGAGAGTGCTGGTGCATCACAGGGGTTCCTGCCCAGTGTCAGCTGAAACAGGAATCAGCCCCCTTCCCTACCCATTTTGATAAGTTTTagctgttctttttattttaggttTTTACTACCCAGTATCCAGTGTTTTGTTCTTGTGCTTTCCGCAGCCCTACCGCATCTTTAACACATGGATGGGTGACCCGTCAAAGAACTTGTTCCTTTCTGAGGTTCTCAATGTGATTCGGAGAGAAAATCTTTTGGAGGAAGTGACCCGCTCTGGCAAAGCTTTGCTGAATGGCCTCTATGAGCTACaggtactgtttttttttttttgttttttttaattaacttgGTCCAAACTCGTGGCCGTTCATGTTTGAAAACCTGCCTTAACTAAAACTGCCCGTGGAGCAGAAGTGAATCCACCTCACCTGCGCGGCATCGCAATCATACCTACAATCATACCTTGCTAGTTTCAAAATCTGTACCGGGTCCTGTATTTGTGGTTCTTGTCGTTTGTGTGTGCCTGCGAGCTGCCAAGCTGCGGCCGATTGTGTACGGCAACCGGAGTAATaataaaatgctgaaaaacatGGAAACGTGGTTGCGCTG includes the following:
- the abat gene encoding 4-aminobutyrate aminotransferase, mitochondrial, whose protein sequence is MATSLISRQLAFSLQKNVWLSASGYRYVSKAAAKTQVEFDYDGPSMTTTVPGPRSQELMKQLGQIQNTGAINFFCNYEESKGNYLVDVDGNRMLDIYTQISSIPIGYNHPALLKVMTNPNNLSTFVNRPALGILPPENFPDKITESLLSVAPSGMTRVQTMSCGACSNENAYKAIFIWYRNKERGPNTPTNEELNTSMINQAPGCPELSILSFMGGFHGRTLGCLATTHSKAIHKLDIPSFDWPVAPFPRLQYPLDEFTRENAEEEARCLEEVEDLIVKWRQKGKPVAGIVIEPIQAEGGDNHASPDFFRRLRNIARKHGCAFHVDEVQTGGGGTGKFWAHEHWGMDDPADVVSFSKKLLSGGYYHKDELQADKPYRIFNTWMGDPSKNLFLSEVLNVIRRENLLEEVTRSGKALLNGLYELQAQYPSILSRARGQGTFCAIDACDDATRDRIMLKARDKGVLLGGCGDRTIRFRPALVFKEYHVNLFLNIFNDVLAQHK